One window of Nymphaea colorata isolate Beijing-Zhang1983 chromosome 1, ASM883128v2, whole genome shotgun sequence genomic DNA carries:
- the LOC116268053 gene encoding putative elongation factor TypA-like SVR3, chloroplastic isoform X1, which yields MALFMGIYSPPLPFPMQQPTSRVPSLHSGATQLPCFSTTLSSPVMMPPIQFTNRHRRSAILHCSASSVETATVEQRTKINTRRDVRNIAIVAHVDHGKTTLVDAMLRQAKVFRDNQVVKERIMDSNDLERERGITILSKNTSIFYKDTKINIIDTPGHSDFGGEVERVLNMVEGVLLVVDSVEGPMPQTRFVLKKALEFGHAVVVVVNKIDRPSARPDFVVNSTFELFIELNATDEQCDFQVIYASAIKGMAGLAPDGLADDLGPLFEAIVRCIPEPVIDKDGALQMLVSNIEYDEHKGRIAIGRLQAGMLEKGAEVKVCTPDESCRSAKISELFVFQNFSRTAVDYVDAGDICAVCGIDDILIGETIADKSRGKALPTIKIEEPTVKMAFSVNISPFVGREGKHVTSRKLRDRLYRELERNLAMKVEDGESADTFIVSGRGTLHITILIENMRREGYEFMVGPPKVINKRVNDELLEPFEIATVEVSEEYLGSVVELLGRRRGQMFDMQGAGNDGTVVVKYKIPTRGLIGLRNDILTASRGTAILNTVFDSYGPWAGDMSTREQGSLVAFEDGTTTSYALASSQERGQMFVEPGIDVYKGQIVGIHQRPGDLMLNVCKKKAATNVRSNKEQTVVLDTPLDYSLDHTNFLIYAVVLDTPLDYSLDDCIEYIQEDELVEVTPLSIRMCKNPKMAKKTK from the exons ATGGCGCTGTTTATGGGGATTTATAGCCCTCCTCTTCCCTTCCCCATGCAGCAGCCGACTTCCAGGGTTCCATCCCTGCATTCGGGCGCCACTCAGCTTCCATGTTTCAGCACGACACTTTCTTCTCCAGTCATGATGCCCCCGATCCAATTTACGAACCGGCACAGGCGTTCCGCGATCCTTCATTGTTCCGCTTCATCAGTTGAGACCGCCACTG TTGAGCAGAGGACCAAGATTAACACTAGAAGAGATGTACGTAACATAGCAATTGTTGCTCATGTTGATCATGGGAAGACAACTTTAGTGGATGCAATGCTGAGGCAAGCTAAG GTTTTCCGTGACAATCAAGTTGTGAAAGAACGGATAATGGACTCAAATGAtctggaaagagaaagaggaataACAATACTTAGCAAAAACACATCAATCTTTTACAAGGATACAAAGATCAATATTATTGATACTCCAGGGCATTCCGATTTTGGTGGAGAAGTTGAGCGTGTCCTTAATATGGTGGAAGGAGTACTTTTGGTG GTGGATTCAGTGGAAGGTCCTATGCCACAAACACGATTTGTATTGAAAAAGGCTCTTGAGTTTGGACATGCAGTGGTAGTGGTGGTGAATAAGATTGACAGGCCTTCAGCACGTCCTGATTTTGTGGTTAATTCAACCTTTGAACTTTTCATCGAGCTAAATGCAACGGATGAGCAA TGTGATTTTCAAGTGATATATGCAAGTGCTATTAAAGGAATGGCTGGACTAGCACCTGATGGTCTTGCAGATGATCTTGGTCCACTTTTTGAAGCTATTGTTAGATGCATTCCAGAGCCAGTGATAGACAAAGATGGTGCACTGCAGATGCTT GTATCAAATATTGAATATGATGAGCATAAAGGACGTATTGCAATAGGACGTTTGCAAGCTGGAATGCTGGAAAAAGGAGCAGAAGTAAAG GTCTGCACCCCGGATGAATCATGTAGATCAGCAAAAATTAGTGAGTTATTTGTGTTCCAGAACTTCTCGAGGACAGCAGTTGACTATGTTGATGCTGGAGATATTTGTGCTGTCTGTGGGATTGATGATATTCTT ATTGGTGAAACTATAGCTGATAAAAGCAGGGGAAAGGCATTGCCGACCATAAAAATTGAAGAGCCAACTGTGAAGATGGCATTCTCAGTCAATATTTCACCCTTCGTTGGTCGTGAG GGAAAGCATGTTACGAGTAGGAAACTTCGAGACAGATTATACCGTGAGCTTGAGAGAAATTTAGCTATGAAAGTTGAAGATGGCGAATCAGCAGATACTTTTATTGTTAGTGGGAGAGGCACGCTGCACATAACAATACTGATCGAGAACAT GCGGAGAGAAGGGTATGAATTTATGGTGGGGCCTCCTAAAGTTATAAATAAGAGGGTCAATGATGAATTGCTTGAGCCATTTGAG ATTGCCACTGTAGAGGTATCAGAGGAATATTTGGGGTCCGTTGTGGAACTTCTTGGGAGACGACGTGGGCAGATGTTTGACATGCAGGGAGCTGG AAATGATGGCACGGTAGTAGTCAAGTATAAGATTCCAACTCGTGGCCTTATTggattaagaaatgacatcctaACTGCATCACGTGGTACGGCAATTCTGAACACAGTCTTTGATAGTTATGGACCTTGGGCTGGGGATATGAGCACCAGAGAGCAAGGATCACTG GTTGCTTTTGAGGATGGAACAACTACATCTTATGCTTTGGCTAGTTCTCAAGAAAGAGGACAGATGTTTGTGGAACCTGGCATTGATGTTTATAAAGGACAAATAGTAGGCATTCATCAGCGACCCGGCGACTTGATGCTAAATGTGTGCAAGAAGAAGGCTGCGACAAATGTTCGGTCAAATAAGGAACAGACAG
- the LOC116268053 gene encoding putative elongation factor TypA-like SVR3, chloroplastic isoform X2, with product MALFMGIYSPPLPFPMQQPTSRVPSLHSGATQLPCFSTTLSSPVMMPPIQFTNRHRRSAILHCSASSVETATVEQRTKINTRRDVRNIAIVAHVDHGKTTLVDAMLRQAKVFRDNQVVKERIMDSNDLERERGITILSKNTSIFYKDTKINIIDTPGHSDFGGEVERVLNMVEGVLLVVDSVEGPMPQTRFVLKKALEFGHAVVVVVNKIDRPSARPDFVVNSTFELFIELNATDEQCDFQVIYASAIKGMAGLAPDGLADDLGPLFEAIVRCIPEPVIDKDGALQMLVSNIEYDEHKGRIAIGRLQAGMLEKGAEVKVCTPDESCRSAKISELFVFQNFSRTAVDYVDAGDICAVCGIDDILIGETIADKSRGKALPTIKIEEPTVKMAFSVNISPFVGREGKHVTSRKLRDRLYRELERNLAMKVEDGESADTFIVSGRGTLHITILIENMRREGYEFMVGPPKVINKRVNDELLEPFEIATVEVSEEYLGSVVELLGRRRGQMFDMQGAGNDGTVVVKYKIPTRGLIGLRNDILTASRGTAILNTVFDSYGPWAGDMSTREQGSLVAFEDGTTTSYALASSQERGQMFVEPGIDVYKGQIVGIHQRPGDLMLNVCKKKAATNVRSNKEQTVVLDTPLDYSLDDCIEYIQEDELVEVTPLSIRMCKNPKMAKKTK from the exons ATGGCGCTGTTTATGGGGATTTATAGCCCTCCTCTTCCCTTCCCCATGCAGCAGCCGACTTCCAGGGTTCCATCCCTGCATTCGGGCGCCACTCAGCTTCCATGTTTCAGCACGACACTTTCTTCTCCAGTCATGATGCCCCCGATCCAATTTACGAACCGGCACAGGCGTTCCGCGATCCTTCATTGTTCCGCTTCATCAGTTGAGACCGCCACTG TTGAGCAGAGGACCAAGATTAACACTAGAAGAGATGTACGTAACATAGCAATTGTTGCTCATGTTGATCATGGGAAGACAACTTTAGTGGATGCAATGCTGAGGCAAGCTAAG GTTTTCCGTGACAATCAAGTTGTGAAAGAACGGATAATGGACTCAAATGAtctggaaagagaaagaggaataACAATACTTAGCAAAAACACATCAATCTTTTACAAGGATACAAAGATCAATATTATTGATACTCCAGGGCATTCCGATTTTGGTGGAGAAGTTGAGCGTGTCCTTAATATGGTGGAAGGAGTACTTTTGGTG GTGGATTCAGTGGAAGGTCCTATGCCACAAACACGATTTGTATTGAAAAAGGCTCTTGAGTTTGGACATGCAGTGGTAGTGGTGGTGAATAAGATTGACAGGCCTTCAGCACGTCCTGATTTTGTGGTTAATTCAACCTTTGAACTTTTCATCGAGCTAAATGCAACGGATGAGCAA TGTGATTTTCAAGTGATATATGCAAGTGCTATTAAAGGAATGGCTGGACTAGCACCTGATGGTCTTGCAGATGATCTTGGTCCACTTTTTGAAGCTATTGTTAGATGCATTCCAGAGCCAGTGATAGACAAAGATGGTGCACTGCAGATGCTT GTATCAAATATTGAATATGATGAGCATAAAGGACGTATTGCAATAGGACGTTTGCAAGCTGGAATGCTGGAAAAAGGAGCAGAAGTAAAG GTCTGCACCCCGGATGAATCATGTAGATCAGCAAAAATTAGTGAGTTATTTGTGTTCCAGAACTTCTCGAGGACAGCAGTTGACTATGTTGATGCTGGAGATATTTGTGCTGTCTGTGGGATTGATGATATTCTT ATTGGTGAAACTATAGCTGATAAAAGCAGGGGAAAGGCATTGCCGACCATAAAAATTGAAGAGCCAACTGTGAAGATGGCATTCTCAGTCAATATTTCACCCTTCGTTGGTCGTGAG GGAAAGCATGTTACGAGTAGGAAACTTCGAGACAGATTATACCGTGAGCTTGAGAGAAATTTAGCTATGAAAGTTGAAGATGGCGAATCAGCAGATACTTTTATTGTTAGTGGGAGAGGCACGCTGCACATAACAATACTGATCGAGAACAT GCGGAGAGAAGGGTATGAATTTATGGTGGGGCCTCCTAAAGTTATAAATAAGAGGGTCAATGATGAATTGCTTGAGCCATTTGAG ATTGCCACTGTAGAGGTATCAGAGGAATATTTGGGGTCCGTTGTGGAACTTCTTGGGAGACGACGTGGGCAGATGTTTGACATGCAGGGAGCTGG AAATGATGGCACGGTAGTAGTCAAGTATAAGATTCCAACTCGTGGCCTTATTggattaagaaatgacatcctaACTGCATCACGTGGTACGGCAATTCTGAACACAGTCTTTGATAGTTATGGACCTTGGGCTGGGGATATGAGCACCAGAGAGCAAGGATCACTG GTTGCTTTTGAGGATGGAACAACTACATCTTATGCTTTGGCTAGTTCTCAAGAAAGAGGACAGATGTTTGTGGAACCTGGCATTGATGTTTATAAAGGACAAATAGTAGGCATTCATCAGCGACCCGGCGACTTGATGCTAAATGTGTGCAAGAAGAAGGCTGCGACAAATGTTCGGTCAAATAAGGAACAGACAG